ctaaattcaaatctgcgttcgctggctggcgctgagccagagacagacgcgttcgtacaacgcttcatgataaccaatcagaaactattctgttgcgcttatggatgcaatggccaatcagagacgtccagaagagtcatcactgaaacgcagtgttttgttcacttgctcgctgactgaattatttagcgaattctctcatcagaaacaacaaaaagtgcagatgtgcgtacgaatgtaagtaagatattcgtttcataatgtaaagtgcttcagtgattttaatgggagtttttgagagtgcctgaactctggctagactgaatgaaaatgttttttgataatgtaaatgttctttactctctgtaaaatgaaagtgttaaaataagtatcttacaatattgttattaaaatttacattaaatgcaaattcagtcgtattaaaaatattttatggcatgatatggcacttaagtaaaaagtcaggtttttatgtgtagttaatagattacactacatttccatatattgatcaaatagcaatctataaaggtgcaaaacgcgtttacctacacttatttgagaaacgagatatttcctgatatattaagcatgtttggaattgttttgaataaaaaggaaaaaaaataataaaaaaataagcctgtatcagttatacagtgctttcgtagaatgacttatacccccccccccccccaaaatgtgccccctcaaaaatcatgaatgcatgacgcccctatACACACCTACATCATGAGGGGAAAATCCATAAATGAGGATCAAGACAAATGTAATAATTGTCACTTGTTTTCATTCAGTTTAAATATTACACAGCTTGCATTCTaattgggtatatatatataaacacacatacacagtacagaccaaaagtttggacacaccttctcattcactgaaggcatcaaaactatgaattaacacatgtggaattatatacacataacaaaagtgtgaaacaactgaaaatatgtcatattgtaggttcttcaaagtagccaccttttgctttgattactgctttgcacactcttgtcattctcttgatgagcttcaagaggtagtcacctgaaatggtcttccaacagtcttgaaggagttccccgagagatgcttagcacttgttggcccttttgccttcactctgcggtccagctcacccctaaaccatctcgattgggttcaggtccggtgactgtggaggccaggtcatctggcgcagcaccccatcactctccttcttggtcaaatagcccttacacagcctggaggtgtgtttggggtcattgtcctgttgaaaaataaatgatggtccaaataaacgcaaaccggatggaatagcatgccgctgcaatttgctgtggtagccatgctggttcagtatgccttcaattttgaataaatccccaacagtgtcaccagcaaagcacccccacaccatcacacctcctcctccatgcttctataatacaaattctaacagtctattcagtaggactatcagctgtgtatccacctgacttctgcacaacacaactgatggtcccagcCCCATTTAtgaggcaagaaatcacacttattaaacctgacagggcacacctgtgaagtgaaaaccatttcaggtgactacctcttgaagctcttcaagagaatgccaagagtgtgcaaagcagtaatcaaagcaaaaggtggctactttgaagaacctacaatatgacatattttcagttgtttcacacttttttgttatgtatataattccacatgtgttaattcatagttttgatgccttcagtgtgactctacaattttcatagtcatgaaaataaagaaaactctttgaatgagaaggtgtgtccaaacttttggtctgtactgtatatatatatatatatatatatatatatatatatatatatatatatatatatatataatttttttgcataCTTGATTCTGATGGGTCAATCTCATCCAGATAATACAGCCAGGCAGTGCTTACTGCAGAACTTAGAACCTGTCAGAAATCAGAAAATTGTCATTTGTTATTATGTACAATTCAAGTCTGAAGGACAAGAACCATATAAATTATGTCAAAGACATCTGTTTGTTCAGTCTAAAACTTAAGGCTATTCAAAACATTCAAGCTGTgcaatttttttcccttttagtTCAATTAACTAAATGGAATTATTAAATTATCCTTAGTGGGCTCTACTGGACAAATAGCACAACTAAACAGTTTTGTGTAAAGACTTAATGAAGCAAACGGTTCAAAAAGatgtataagaaaaaaaagagtaatttAATGATGTACATGAATGTAAATGATCATCCAGCAAGACGTCACATTAAGTCAAATCTcaattcattaaatgttttatatacaaaTGAGGTGAAATTTTTATAACAGTGTGCAAATGTACCTTTTAAAGGTCagctttaaaacttttattaGCATTTATGTGTGGTTTATTAGGTTAACAACTTTCTGACAAAACATAACACTGCCAAGTCAAAGAGAGAGTCCAAAATGTAAATAAGATAACATGATGCATTAAATCACTTGATTTAATGAGTCTGACAgaaattgtaataaaaacatattaatgaaATTTGAGTCAGTATTTAGTTTGACATACTGTGCCTTTCTAAATAAGTTGCCCTCGCATGGGAATAAACTGGACACTGTGTGGGAGCCAGCGGAAACGGAGCCTGGCCATCACAGAGTCGTCAGGATTCTCAAACTCAGAAAAGCCCAGATGGTTGAGGATGGCATACACACCAGCTCTAGCTGCCACCTGCAAACAGCAAAACTTGTGCATTTCACTTGAACAATAAAAGGAGTGATAATTGATATTCCATTACTTAATATgtgcattttctgaaaatatatctatatctacTGTATAAGTGGGGTTTATGTTCATAAGTGGCACAGTTGCTCACTTGTCCTAAAAGGTTGACAGGGTGACAGTGAAATGCTTTTGTGGCTTTGACAGAATATTAAACTGGTGTATTTTCAGCGTACTTCACAATTGAATAAATTCACAGAGCTCAGCTTTCAAAAAACCTATAAAGTGCTTCACCAGCTGAATCTGCCTTAAGAACAACTGGGACTTGTGGGCAATTAATGTGGAAAAAGTCTTGCTTAACAATTCAAGCTCAACTATATCTGTTAGAACAGGGTTCTTCAAACTAGcatctaatcaaataaatacaccaacattcaaacttttttttttcaaagaaagagataaaatatttttattcagcatagacagaaaagacatgtataatggtacaaaagatttccatttcaaatacaggtgcatctaaacaaattagaatatcatggaaaaggtatttatttattgtaattttattttttttaaaaagcaaactttcttaaaTTCTAGActcaatgcacacaaactgaaatatttcagtagtttttttgttttaattatgatGGTTATGACATACgtcttaggaaaattaaaaattcagtatctccaaaaatttgaatattccattttaaacttgattagttttattaattttgagtataaatactgggttcctcttgggctagtttaaaacatgcaaccacaaatatgggaaagactactgacttgacagttgtccagaagacaatcatcaacaccctccacaaggaggataagccacagaaggtcattgctgaaagggctggctgttcacagagtgctgtatcaaaatatattcatagtgtGGTAGGacaaggtgcacaagcaacagggatgaccacagccttgggaagattgtcaggatgTCAGGAAcggagcttcacaaggagtggactgaagccggagtcagcgcatcataagtcaccacactcagacgtagTCAGGAAAAgtgctacagctgtcacattcctagaaccaagtcactcctgaaccagaaaaaaacatcagaagcatttcacctgggataAGAAGAAAAATAGTATGGAGGAAGAATGGTGAGggacagaatccaagctgcttgatgTCCAGTGTGATGTTTCCGAAGTCAGTGATGCTTTGGGTGCCTTGACGTCTGCTGgttttggtccattgtgtttcatcaagtccaaagtcaatgcagccatctaccatgAGATTTTGGAGAagtttatgcttccatctgctgacaagctttatggagatgctgatttaattttgcagcaggactttagcgcCTGCCCACAGTCCCAAAACCAGTTGTTTGCTGATCATGATataactgtgcttgattggccaggcagctctcctgacctgaacctcacggagaatctatggggtattgtgaagaggaagataagtaacatctgacaaacaatacagaggagcagaaggccgctatcaaagcaacctgggcttcaataacacctcagcagtgtcaCAGGTTGATcccctccatgccacaccgcattgaagcagtaattcgtGCAAAAGGatccccaaccaagtattgagttcaTAATTAAatctgctttggagatcttgaacatttctgttttgtaaatcttttttttttgattgatctttgagaaagtATTCTAATTTTTCGagatattgaatttttttattttcctaagctgtaggtcataaccatcagaattgaaacaaaaaactcttgaaatatttcagtttgtgtgcaatgaatctagaatataagaacgtttgcttttttgaattaaattacaaaaaataaagctcttttccatgatattctaattttttgagatgtacctgtagattaactttttattcaaagaatcccccccaaaaatcagctgtttttatttcattatttctgatcatgtaacactgataatatttcacatcacaggaataaactacattttaaaataaattaaaacagaaaagttgttttaaattgtcataatatttcatagtatggttttatatttaatcaaataaatgaagctttggtgagcacatttaaaaatgtaccgTTTGTGtttaatgcaattatatttacataatttgatattatttctattttattttttactgtgctTTCTGAAGGTGGAAAATCATGAGGTTAATcatgattatttttttctcttcaatGCCATGGTTTTCAAAAGTATAAATAAGAAAACACTAGGTAAATTACAGTCTTCCAATTCTCTTCTACCCTGTCAATCCGAGGATAAAAACTGTGGCTATAAACTAAGGTTTGACTCAGGAAACCACTGAATGAGACAGAATATATTTACAACCTCATATTGACAGACTGACATTTTCCCATGAATGTGTCATGGAACTCAGAACTATGTTTAGCTACTGTACAGTGAGCCATTCATCTTTCCACAAGCACTGGTCTGCTGCACTATGGGTGTCCTACCATCAGCTTCTCAAAGGTACAGAAATATTTTAACCCTAGACAGGCTTGTGTGTTGAGTATGAGTGACAGGTTATAGCTGTATCTTTCTTCAGACTGAAAGTGAACAATGTAAAGTCACTAATTGAAAGTGTAACTATTTTTTAAGAAGATATCTTTAAAACAGCACAATTTATCTTGATGTTTTCAACAGAAACAAGGTCATCTGTACTCAAAAAGGCTGATCAGTAATTAATGtactttttgctatttttaggttAACAATACTCCAAAAATAGGAGACCACATTTTGAagccgtttttatttttttaaaccaggaaaaaaagttttagtattttgtaAAACTCGAAACAAAGAAAAGggtctttattttaaggtccaattctcacaattaacaaaccattaactatgacttttgcttcAATACTCAAGTACTAATAAGCAAAGCCActttgttaataataggcatgcttctaagaaactagttaatagtgagaagtgGTCCctttactaaagtgttaccaagaaaATGTATGAggtaaaaataaacaagaaatattaAGAGTTCTGCACTCTTAGAAGGCCtctataattactgaaataaatactgaaaGTAATGAGTAGTAAGTTTAGATGTGGTCATAATGTCTGATATAACCTGGGAAGTTTCTAGTCtgcctagtaagagcttgattagctggttcaggtgtgtctaattggggttggagctaaactctgcaggacaccggccctccaagACCGAGTTTGGGCACCCCTGACCTAAAGTAAGCAAGTGAGTCAGGCTTTACCTGGTACATCCACTGGCTGAAGGATCGCCTCCAGGAGTCTTTCTTCTCCAGGTGGAGGTAGCAGTTGAACAGGATGAGATAAATGTAACGCTCGAGGTACTGCAGACTCCTTAACCGCAACCACTGAGCATCAGCCTCTGATTTAGCCTTCTTAATCTAAAGAGGAAGAAATGCCAGTGAACTCCTTGTTGTTCCTCTAGTTtcccttttatttttttgacaaaatgcTGATGGCACAACATATTCAGCTgttcgctcttttttttttttttttgattatcatTTCAGGTATCATCTTCAGTATCCATTCACTTTGATAGGTTTTGGTATAAGCAGCCTATGAGATCTTCACAAACAAGTGATTCCATCAATATTTGCATTGCTTGGTTGTCTATATTTCTGCTTTTAACTTTTTGTTCCTAGTAATCTATTGAACCTCTACTTTTGTTTTATATTagataatttacaaaaatatgtttgaaaaaagGCCTGCATAATGTCACATGCAAATGATTTACCCAGCAGAACTATTTTTCACCTTTTCCATGTAAGTATAAGTGAGATGACAGAAAAAGACAGGAAAGGAGGGGAGAACAGGATCAGGTATTTGCGTCGCCTGCATAAGGATCAAGGCACAACTTTTGTTGATTTAAATCGAGCCTCTTTTGACCTGTTATCGCAAATGTGGTACCTGCCAGGCCATGTCTGAGATCAGTTGGAATATGTTTAAAGCCAAATATCTTTCTCAGTGGTAAAGTGCTCACTTGATAATTTTCTTTGaactttaatattttacaatacgtTCTGAAAGTCTCAGATCACCAGTGAAAATACATctgatatatatatgtgtgtgtatatatgtgtgtgcatttaatttcacagtttaacaaaatggaaaaaagagaGCCGAGACCAGACTTTTAGTGTGGTGTGATATTTGAGCCTACTGTCCATAATGCTAATTAAGTGACAAATCAAGAGGAAATGAAACAATTGCAAAATAACAAGCAACTTCCCAGAGTCAATCAAGGGCTTCAGATGATGCATTTCATTCAGAATGAGGCAGCTAGGTAGATATATGCAACATTTCTGAGTAACAGGCCATGCACTAGTACACTGCCACATGCTCAAATGAATTTATAGTAACAGATCATATGTAGTGAACAAAGATTCTTACATGTGCGGTGTGGCATGGGCAATATTTACTAGTCCATGCTGATTAGCTTTAAAGAGGctcaaagtttggtgcaaatgaaTTAGTACATAAACACTGAGCTACTGATAAGCTACTGTAACAACTGTTACATGACAAAAATATACAAGTACCCCAGAACATACTAACTATAAAGTCTTGGATCCTAATAAATATTTGCAGggcttttttttaaagcagtctttTGAAGGCTCTCTGCTTATTTACACTGATGTTTTTCAAGGTCTTCACTTcagaataaaaacatgttttacagcCTCAAATAAAACACATTCAGAGTCCTTCTAGGCTGATGCACGGCAATGGGCATTAATAATCTCTTGGTCCCTTTGAGTGCATCAGCACAAATTAGAAAATTGTACCTCTATAGATTTCTCAAAGGCTATGTTTGGTACAAAAACAAATGCTTTTGAAGCAATCTATTATTCAACATGGCTGATAAAAGCACTGACTAACTGTCCTATTAACTAGCTTTTTTACAGTTGACTTTTCATGCTGAAGTTTATGCATGCAAAACACATAAAAATTATTGAAATGAGCAACATAGTTGCAACaacaagttatatatatatatgtgtgtgtgtgtgtgtgtgtgtgtgtgtgtgtgtgtgtgtgtgtgtgtgtgtgtgtgtaaatcacATTTCACCTGTCTGTAAGTGGATATGATGACTTCCCGTAAATGATAATGCATGGGGGTCATCGTCTCACTAACAACATCCAGAGCAACGTCCACTTCTCTCTTCACACGATGGCCATCAGGTAACACCCTTACTACCTGCATTACCACCTGAATGCACACATATGcatgcatgggtcaaaattaatcgaatcaaatgtttttaaatctatATCCATAATAGACACTACTTtctattaaatacatttcagtcaAAAATACCATAGACAATTATTTTAGTCAAATTTTCATATCTTTTATTTGCATGATTGTTGAAGTTAAATTTGGCGGTATGGGTCTGTTTTGAGTTACCCATCCTTTTCAAGAGTATCAAATTCCCCATTGAGAACAGAGCATGCAtcaatgaaaaatgaatgaatgttacTGATTGAGTTAAACCAAGTTAAGGAGGAGTTAGGGGAGGAGGTGGGTTGCAAGCAATGCAGTGGAAGCAGCCAAGCAGCGGACTGAGAATGCATTAAATAGGGCGCCCTGTTTGAAATGGACCAATTGAGTGCTTTGGCAATCAAATTAGCTGTTAGGTCTGGGTTTCAGCTGATAGCGGAGCTTGACTACGTGGCCTGCCTGAACTGACGGTGAAACgctatattaatttacatttcacTGGAGGGTTATTAATCATagaattgaaatgtaaaaaattaacaaattgtttgtttttagattgaCACTGGCAGCCGTTTAAGGAAGCATGTACCTCAAACTCTCCTTTGGTGTACTTGGCGTCGGGGACACTTACAATCTCATCTTCTTCACACTCAGGAAAGCCCTGAAGAAAAACAGGGTCAAGTTTATGAAAGTGATTGGagctcagtttaaacatttttccTCTATCCAATGTCCTGGGGGTGAATAATTGAATTCTCATTTCCTCCCTCCACTAGCTGAAAACAACCTACATTAATGTGCCACAGGGTGAGAGTGGCGATGACCATGGCTGCAGTAGTTCGGTCTTTCCCATCATGACAGTTGAAGATGAAAGCACAGTTGGGGTCTTCAGCCAGACTGCTCTTCATGGCCTCCAACAACTGCTCAAAAACCTGAGGGGAAAAAACAACATTTCAACTAAAGCATCATATCTATACCATTCTTATAGTGTACTGACTTGCCTCTTCTTTAGGTGCGCAGCAATCAGACAGAGGGATCCGTTGGTAGCTCAGACCAGGATGAACACTCTTCTGATGGACAAAGAGCTCCTCAATGGTTTGACAAGTCTTAAACATTCTCATCTGTTTATCCTGCTCTGTAATCACCTCCAGCCATTTCTCACACCTCAGGATGTCCTGCTTCAGTGCCAGCTCCATTTCCTGTGGAGACAGCAATATTGCTAAAGCTTAGGTTCTTAGATCACAGCAGCCATAttcttgggtaaaaaaaaaaaaaacctttcatctCAGTTTATCTTAATTTATGATGAAATCAAAAGCTACTACCTGTAACAACGAAAAACATTCTACAGTACATTATATGGACCAAACATTTAGTAACTCatgcaataaaatacaaataaaatatttcaaataaattctgttcttttgaactttttattcattgaaAATTAAGTTAAACAGCTgtttgattataataataataaatgtttatgagcaccaaatcagcatattacaatgatttctgaaggatcatgtgacactgacgactggcgTAATGGCTGCTGATAATTCAGGAATAATCCGCAtcctaaatatattaaaacaattattttaaattgtaataatatttcacatttgtgGTTTTTGCTATAttcatgatcaaataaatgcagccttgttaagcataagagacttccttcaaaaacataaaaaaaaaaacttaataacactaaacttttgaacagtgtatcACAGTATATCAGTGTCTTTGGATATAATCTGTTGCATATCTTTTTGGTTAACAGAATTGAGTCACTTGGATGAATCAGAATCCGTACCACTAAGCATTTCAAATACACATGATGTGTTGCCAATAGCTTATTCTACACACTTCATTGAacttttttatgtgctgcattgtGTCACATTGCACACAGTATGCAAGCTGTACCTACAACAAATTGGTCCGGCCCAGTCATATAAAGACACTACCCTCTTCAATTTCAGATCTGCCCTGGACAGAACTGCACCTGGAGCTTCTGTGGATGTTGAACACAGACTGCAATAGGCTGTTCTAGACTGCCTGGCTCTCGTGGGGTGAACGTTTGTCCATTTGCCTCCAGCACAAGCTCCTCTTGCAGATTCAGCCAGAGAATTGTAGAGTGCCCTCGCCTCTGGTCTGTCAGGTAGGACATCACGACAGCCACAGCCTGAAATGGGCGCAAACAAGCTTTGATTGTTTATTATTAGACTTATTATCAGACAGCCACAATTTAAGAGTCTAGGCTGCTGAAATGAGCATTAGAAAAAGGATTTACCTCAGAGTTTGGCTGGGCCATCCCATATAGAGCCATTTTGGAAACACGTCTGAAATTGGCCACTTTCATCTCCTTGGCTGTACTGAGCAAATCTGTTGCTAAAAATTGACTggacacctttaaaaaaaatggaaaatattatgTGCATAATGCACATGCCTATGTTTTAGGGAGAATCTGCTGGGCTGTAGGAGGAGGTCACAGCTCGTCTCTGATAAGAGCAGGGCTAGAAAGACTGGTATATCAGATATAATCAGGGAAGAAAAGGACTATCCAAGGATAAAGTACAAAGACTATTACCAAGTGCATATGAACATATACTATATAACTACttatttttatctgttttaatatGTCATTTCTACATCATCACAGCAAACATAAAATATTCCCTTAAAGACAGTGAACGGTTCCCCTTTGGCTATGTTTTGGGGAAAGCACTTCCTAACACTCTATAACCATAAactaatgtttggaaatgttttaGGAACCAAAAATTGTTCACTCTTACCAGAACTCGAATCCCATCAGTTATAAGGCTGGCTGGTGCTGAGAGTTCAGAGCTATTCATGCAGGCCAGCAGTCTGTAGATCCAAGCATTCATACAGAGCCACTGACTGAAGCTCTGAGGAAATGCCTGTGGATACTACAGTGATAGGGATACAACAGACAGTTGAAAATGATTCAAATAATGACATATACTGACAAAAATAactgattttaaatataataatatggtAGCATATAGTTAGCAATACCTGTTCATGAAGATATGCACTGAATACTAGTAAGTACACATAGCGTTCAAGACTTTGCAGTGTTCTTTGCAGGAAATAGCCTTTTGTGCTGTTTCCCTGCAAACAAAAAAATTTGTGAATGACACAAATATGTgaccttcatttaaaaaaacaatttttttacattaaagcaacCATTTTATAGCAGTTTGAAAACATGGACACAAGAATGTTTCAGTCGGGACTTACTTGAAACTGGTAATCATCGCCAATGCCTTCAAGCTTCAGTTTGTTTTCAAACACAGCATCTTTTATATTATGCATATCAGAGCACATGGCAATAGCATCGTCAACCTGtggtatatatacataaaaatggtTTAcatcatatacatttatatatggtttatgtaaaactATTCATTCAATAAAATCCTAATatggtatgttttttttaagatgtaAAAGTGTCAGTTTCTATTTACTTTTGCAAATTAATTGAAAGCAGTTGGACTATTTCATGAACCAAGACTTTTACAAACATCTTTAATACATTCTAACCTCATCAAGGACTTGTTGACCTTTAGGTAGGCGACTGATCAGCAACTCAATCACTTGGAAATCCAATTTGTGTTCACTCTTCTGCATTTCTTGCCTGTGAAAGAGATGAAAAGTAAGTAGAACTTAAGCAGAGAAAGGACCTTAAAACACAGTAATTGAAATTGCACTAACACTGTACCTGGGGCTCTCTGCTGCCCCCTGCAGGTGATGGAAGACTATGGCTCCCAGGATTAAGCCAAGATTGGTGCGTCCCACCCCCATCTGGCAGCTGAAGAGCAGTGCAGGCAGAGGTCTGGAGCTGTCCCGCATCAAAAAGAGGTTTGGGGTCAGCTGGTGGACACAAAGGTGGGTGAATTTGTATTGGAACTAAATTATTCCAAGTGAATAACataatgatttagcacaatatacatgtctgtttttatttctgtaaCCTCAAACAAGAACACTCATTAATTTTTTGTTGTCAAACTCTGATAAAGGGAAAATTAAATCAAGATGTAAAAGATGAAGAaactggaattaaaaaaaaaatcttgctgttTCCTGATCACAAGTGGATACCTGAAATCATTTTTCATGGTCTTAAGTTAACATTTATAACTTTTGTCAGTGTTAATATGGTTTTCAAAGATTGATGTTACTGgtgactgaaatataaatatggtTTGTTGGCAAGCGCTGGGTTTAAAGTTCTGGGTTCTTGGGTTGAATTATTGGTTCAGTTACACAAGTCATCAGATATTAATAAACCAGAGCTCATATAGAGTTATTTTAAACTTAGAAAGTACgtagagggagggggggggggaataTTCATGGAGATCTTACCCTGAGTATATTAACAAAGGCATCAAATGTCTCCTCAAGTGGGGCCCCTTCCATAGGGAGCGGTAATCTGTAATATCTAAATCCATCAACATTTGTCATTAAACAATACACAGAACTAAGAGAATTTGAAAAGTAAGATTAA
Above is a genomic segment from Carassius carassius chromosome 30, fCarCar2.1, whole genome shotgun sequence containing:
- the LOC132110623 gene encoding paladin-like, with protein sequence MQKPKDVTTRGTAVRPTVQIMGTSASATSQAAPFAPTHQADHQGNGMAEHRRSLQSVNIHNSKAKSIITNKVAPVVITNNCREEFQIHDKIQSANYSKGRISDLLPEHYLVLGEFFMVQDVYNRADVLNTTKSHGAPNFRKVKGKYPLFGMGQPSLNGFKQVLQRLQIDGCEEVIFICVREEPVVFFRSGGDFIPYTPRGRENLHENLHDLDRELSAEQIELSIRKELCDFAKLSENKFYVYNDIEHFKDEPQQVQILSEEDIHVTEEVYKRPLFSQPLHRYYRLPLPMEGAPLEETFDAFVNILRLTPNLFLMRDSSRPLPALLFSCQMGVGRTNLGLILGAIVFHHLQGAAESPRQEMQKSEHKLDFQVIELLISRLPKGQQVLDEVDDAIAMCSDMHNIKDAVFENKLKLEGIGDDYQFQGNSTKGYFLQRTLQSLERYVYLLVFSAYLHEQYPQAFPQSFSQWLCMNAWIYRLLACMNSSELSAPASLITDGIRVLVSSQFLATDLLSTAKEMKVANFRRVSKMALYGMAQPNSEAVAVVMSYLTDQRRGHSTILWLNLQEELVLEANGQTFTPREPGSLEQPIAVCVQHPQKLQEMELALKQDILRCEKWLEVITEQDKQMRMFKTCQTIEELFVHQKSVHPGLSYQRIPLSDCCAPKEEVFEQLLEAMKSSLAEDPNCAFIFNCHDGKDRTTAAMVIATLTLWHINGFPECEEDEIVSVPDAKYTKGEFEVVMQVVRVLPDGHRVKREVDVALDVVSETMTPMHYHLREVIISTYRQIKKAKSEADAQWLRLRSLQYLERYIYLILFNCYLHLEKKDSWRRSFSQWMYQVAARAGVYAILNHLGFSEFENPDDSVMARLRFRWLPHSVQFIPMRGQLI